DNA sequence from the Candidatus Binataceae bacterium genome:
ACTCGATCTGCTGGCGCCGCCGCCGGAGCCGAGCAGAGCGGGCGCGTCAGCGACGCCGACTCAAGATTCCGACTGGAGCATCACGAAGCATGGCGATGGATGAACGCTACGACCCGCAAATGATCGAGCCCAAGTGGCGCGACGAATGGGAGCGCACCGACCTCTATCGCACGCGCGAAGAGCCCGGCCGCTCCAAATTCTACGGCCTCGAAATGTTTCCCTATCCCTCCGGCGACGGCCTCAGCGTCGGCCACCTGCACAACTACGTCCCTTGCGACGTCATCGGCCGCTACAAGCGGATGGCGGGCTTCAACGTCCTCCATGCGATGGGTTGGGACGCCTTCGGCCTGCCCGCCGAGAACGACGCGATCCTCAAAAAGCTCCATCCCAAGGAGACCGTTCCGCGCTACGCCGCAAACTTCAAGCGTCAGTTGAAGTTAGCCGGCTGCGCCTACGACTGGCGCCGCGAAATCAACTCCTCCACTCCCGAATATTACAAATGGACCCAATGGTTTTTCCTCCTGCTCTACAAGCGTGGGCTGGCCTACCGTGCGATGGGCTCGCAGTGGTGGTGCGAAATCTGCCGCACCATCCTCGCCAATGAGCAGGTCGTCAACGGATGCTGCTGGCGACACACCGAAACTCCGGTGACCAAGAAAGACCTCGAACAGTGGTTCTTCAAAATCACCGAATACGCCGATCGCCTGCTCGCCGACCTCGACGGCATCGATTGGCCCGAGCCGATCAAGCTGATGCAGCGCAACTGGATCGGCCGTTCCGAGGGCGCCGAGATCGCCTTTGCCGTCAGCGCGCATCCGGGCAAGGAAGTCCGTTTCTTCACGACGCGTCCCGATACCGTCTTCGGCGTCTCGTTCATGGTGCTCGCCCCTGAGCATCCGCTGGTCGCCGAGATCACGACGCCTGCGCAACGCGCAGAGGTCGCGGCCTACGTCACCGCGGCGCGGCGTCAGACCGAGATCGAACGGCTCTCGACCGTCAAGGAAAAGACCGGGGTCTTCACCGGGGCCTACGCGCGCAATCCCTTTTCCAACAAGGACGTGCCGATCTGGATCGCCGACTACGTCCTGATGGGCTATGGCACCGGCGCGATTATGGCCGCGCCGGGCGAGGATCAGCGCGACTTCGAGTTCGCGCAAAAGTACGGACTCGAAATCCCGGTCGTCACCGCCCCCGCCGACGGTAGCGCCGCCCCCGACGATCGCGCCTTCAGTGATTACGGCGTCGCGATCAATTCGGGCTTCCTCGACGGCATGAAAACCGCCGATGCGCTCCGCGCTGTCTGCAAGTATGTCGAGGAGCAGAGCTTCGGCCGCGCCACCGTCAGCTACCGGATGCGCGACTGGCTGATCTCCCGTCAGCGCTATTGGGGCTGTCCCATTCCGATCATCTACTGCGCGCGCGACGGCATTGTCGCGGTCCCCGACGATCAATTGCCCGTCGTGCTGCCCGACATGACCGATTACCAGCCCTCAGGCACGGGGCGCTCGCCGCTC
Encoded proteins:
- the leuS gene encoding leucine--tRNA ligase translates to MAMDERYDPQMIEPKWRDEWERTDLYRTREEPGRSKFYGLEMFPYPSGDGLSVGHLHNYVPCDVIGRYKRMAGFNVLHAMGWDAFGLPAENDAILKKLHPKETVPRYAANFKRQLKLAGCAYDWRREINSSTPEYYKWTQWFFLLLYKRGLAYRAMGSQWWCEICRTILANEQVVNGCCWRHTETPVTKKDLEQWFFKITEYADRLLADLDGIDWPEPIKLMQRNWIGRSEGAEIAFAVSAHPGKEVRFFTTRPDTVFGVSFMVLAPEHPLVAEITTPAQRAEVAAYVTAARRQTEIERLSTVKEKTGVFTGAYARNPFSNKDVPIWIADYVLMGYGTGAIMAAPGEDQRDFEFAQKYGLEIPVVTAPADGSAAPDDRAFSDYGVAINSGFLDGMKTADALRAVCKYVEEQSFGRATVSYRMRDWLISRQRYWGCPIPIIYCARDGIVAVPDDQLPVVLPDMTDYQPSGTGRSPLANVPEFVNTTCPKCGGHAQRETDTLDGFACSSWYFLRFASPHEAAAPFEKRAGDYWLPVDLYVGGAEHAVMHLLYARMWTKVMYDAGLINFIEPFPVLRNQGMIWAEDGQKMSKSKGNVVTPDTMVEKYGADALRLWELFMGPFEEATNWNEEGVFGTARYLSRVWTMVRRYVAAGCPDGAPALETLRRAHKTLRTVTDHVERMRFNTALATLMEQLNYIQKLAPAELGRFTVESYVLMLAPLAPFIVEEFWRELGHATSIHLEAWPKYDPELTRDETVTVVVQVNGKVRDRLVVEAGAAEDVVRGMALDSEAVRKHLDGKPPKKVIYVPNKLVSIVA